The sequence below is a genomic window from Deltaproteobacteria bacterium.
GCACCCGCATGGAAGCCCTTTAGGTTCCACAACAATATGTCCGACCTCTCCTGCTGTTCCGTCAGACCCGCGCAGGATTTTGCCATTAAGCACTATACCACCACCAACACCTGTACCAAGTGTCAAACAACAGTAGTTTTTATATCCCCTTGCGCTCCCAAGCCATCCTTCACCAATGGCAAATGTGTTTGCATCGTTATCTATAAATATCGGAGAGGTTATTTCTTTGGCAAGTTCGTCCTTCAGATTCATGCCGTTAAGTTCAGGGAGGTTTGGGGACTGGGATATAATACCGCTATCATGAAGTATTGTCCCTGCAGCACCGATTCCAACGGCTATCATGGTATCGTTTTTTAAAGAACCTCTTGCACCTTCTATAAATCTTATAATATTTTTTATAACACCCCTTTTATCGTGAGGGGGTTTTTTCTTTACAGATAAAAGGATTTTACCATCAGGGGCTACAGCCCCCATTTTTAGATTTGTCCCGCCGATGTCAATGCCTATAACATATTGCATAGGATATTATCCTAGAGACGACTCATGGAGCCGACGAAGGGAATTGAACCCTTGACCTGCTGATTACGAATCAGCTGCTCTACCCCTGAGCTACATCGGCAAAAAGTGTTAAAATTACAACTTGCCTATGCCAACCCTGTTAAAAATCTTGCGTATGGGCAACTATATACATTTATGGGAATATCTGAAGGCTTAATGCTATCGTGATAGTTTTCCTGCGACCTGAACCCTTATAATGGCTTTTTCCAATGACGCTGCTTCTTCAAAATACAATTTGTCTTCTTTGTTTAATTTTCGTAATTTCTCTTCAGCCTGTGCCGCCCTTGCCTTTGCCCTTTCTAAATCAATCTCCTCTGCCTTTTCAGCGGTCTCTGCAAGTATTGTAACCTTATCAGCAGATACCTCTGCATAACCCCAACTTACAACAATGGTAGAGTTGGAATTGCCTTTTCCATATGTAAGTTCCCCGGGCTTCAGGGCAGTCAAAAACGGGGCATGCCCTTTCAGAACGCCAAACTCGCCCTCAATACCAGGGGCTGTCACATGCTCAACCTCTTCTGAAAGGAGAAGATTATATGGGGTAACTATTTCTAATAAAAATGTGTCTGACATTAGTTCAGGTTATAGGTTATAGGTTATGGGTTATGGGCTTTAGTTTTTCCTATCACCTATCACCCATTGCCTATAACCTGTATTATTTTAGTTTCTCCGCCTTTTCAAGCGCCTCTTCAATTGTGCCGACCATGTAAAATGCCTGTTCAGGTATATTATCATACTGTCCTGCTGCAATGTCTTTGAAGCCTTTTATAGTATCTTTCACGCTCACATACTTGCCGGGCGAACCTGTAAATGCCTCTGCAACAAAGAAGGGCTGGGACAAGAACCTCTGAATCTTCCTTGCCCTTGAAACAATGAGTTTATCGTCTTCTGAGAGTTCGTCCATACCGAGTATGGCAATAATATCCTGTAAATCCTTGTATCTCTGGAGTATCTGCTGCACATTTCTTGCAACTGCATAATGCTCATCGCCAACAATCTGCGGGTCAAGGATTCGTGATGTTGAGTCAAGAGGGTCAACAGCAGGGTATATGCCGAGTTCTGCAATCTGCCTTGAAAGGACTGTCGTAGCATCAAGATGCGCAAATGTCGTTGCAGGCGCAGGGTCTGTTAAATCATCTGCAGGCACATAGATTGCCTGAACAGATGTAATAGAACCCTTTGTTGTTGATGTAATCCTCTCCTGAAGTTCGCCAACATCTGTTGAGAGGGTAGGCTGGTAACCGACAGCAGACGGTATCCTGCCAAGCAGCGCTGACACCTCCGAATTTGCCTGAACAAATCTGAATATATTGTCAATAAACAGAAGAACATCCTGTCCCTCTTCATCCCTGAAATACTCTGCTGCTGTAAGCGCTGTTAATGCAACCCTTGCCCTTGCGCCAGGCGGTTCATTCATCTGTCCGTAGATGAGGGCTGCCTTATCAATAACCTTGCTCTCCTTCATCTCCAGCCAGAGGTCATTGCCTTCCCTCGTCCTCTCTCCAACACCTGCAAACACAGAAAAGCCGCCGTGCTCCATTGCAACATTATGGATGAGTTCCATAATAAGAACTGTTTTGCCAACGCCTGCGCCGCCGAAAAGTCCAATCTTGCCGCCTTTAAGATACGGCGTTAAAAGGTCAACAACCTTTATGCCTGTTTCAAAGACCTCTGCCACAGTTGACTGCTGTTCAAATGTTGGGGCAGGTCTGTGGATTGGATACCTTATGTCTGAATGGACAGGACCCATCTCGTCAACAGGTTCTCCAATAACATTGATTATCCTGCCAAGGACGCCCCTTCCAACAGGAACCGTGATGCCTGCACCTGTATCCCATGCCTCCTGTCCCCTTACAAGACCGTCTGTAGAATCCATTGCTATACACCGGACTGTATTCTCGCCGATGTGCTGGGCAACCTCAAGCACCAGATTCCACTGCTCACTGTTTATGCTCTGGTTTGTAATCTTTACGGCATTGTATATGGCTGGCAACTGTCCGGGCTGGAACTCAACATCAAGGACAGCACCTATAACCTGAGTTACTCTGCCAATGTTCTTTTTTTCCATTCTTCCTCCAATAAAAATTCCTTAATTTTGACTTTTGAGTTTTGATTTTTGACTTACCCTTTCAGCGCCTCTGCGCCGCCTATAATCTCCATCAACTCTTTTGTAATTGCTGCCTGTCTTGCCCTGTTATATTTTAATGTAAGTCCGGCGATCATCTCTTTTGCATTCTTTGTCGCAGAGTCCATTGCCGCCATCCTGGCGCCATGCTCGCTGGCAGCGGATTCCAGAAGCGCCCTGAATATCTGAACCTCTATGTATTTCGGCAAAATATCCGCAAGGATCGCCTCCTGAGACGGCTCGTAGATATGCTCCGCGCCTGCTTCAGCTTCCTTCAGAGGTTCAATGGGCAAAAGTTTTTGTATCACGGGTTTCTGGCTCAACGCTGATTTGAATTCGCTGTATATGAGATATGTCTCGTCAAATGTTTCTTTTATGTATGAATCCACTATTTCTTTTGCAATCTCTGCGGCAGAGGCATAATTCGGCCTGCCTGAACCCACAGGCCTTTCCTGCCTTATGACCAGCCCC
It includes:
- the atpD gene encoding F0F1 ATP synthase subunit beta; translated protein: MEKKNIGRVTQVIGAVLDVEFQPGQLPAIYNAVKITNQSINSEQWNLVLEVAQHIGENTVRCIAMDSTDGLVRGQEAWDTGAGITVPVGRGVLGRIINVIGEPVDEMGPVHSDIRYPIHRPAPTFEQQSTVAEVFETGIKVVDLLTPYLKGGKIGLFGGAGVGKTVLIMELIHNVAMEHGGFSVFAGVGERTREGNDLWLEMKESKVIDKAALIYGQMNEPPGARARVALTALTAAEYFRDEEGQDVLLFIDNIFRFVQANSEVSALLGRIPSAVGYQPTLSTDVGELQERITSTTKGSITSVQAIYVPADDLTDPAPATTFAHLDATTVLSRQIAELGIYPAVDPLDSTSRILDPQIVGDEHYAVARNVQQILQRYKDLQDIIAILGMDELSEDDKLIVSRARKIQRFLSQPFFVAEAFTGSPGKYVSVKDTIKGFKDIAAGQYDNIPEQAFYMVGTIEEALEKAEKLK
- a CDS encoding F0F1 ATP synthase subunit epsilon codes for the protein MSDTFLLEIVTPYNLLLSEEVEHVTAPGIEGEFGVLKGHAPFLTALKPGELTYGKGNSNSTIVVSWGYAEVSADKVTILAETAEKAEEIDLERAKARAAQAEEKLRKLNKEDKLYFEEAASLEKAIIRVQVAGKLSR
- a CDS encoding ROK family protein, with translation MQYVIGIDIGGTNLKMGAVAPDGKILLSVKKKPPHDKRGVIKNIIRFIEGARGSLKNDTMIAVGIGAAGTILHDSGIISQSPNLPELNGMNLKDELAKEITSPIFIDNDANTFAIGEGWLGSARGYKNYCCLTLGTGVGGGIVLNGKILRGSDGTAGEVGHIVVEPKGLPCGCGSRGCLEVYASATGLVRSAKQGFQNILAKGLRKSCNNNPENVSPEIIAKLARDGDIFCRNLFKKIGTYLGIVITDLVNLLNMELIVIGGGLSGAGDLFLKMAEEEMQKRALKVPCKRARIVTAECENAGIVGAAHMALRGVDAI
- the atpG gene encoding ATP synthase F1 subunit gamma — encoded protein: MPSLKDIKRRIKSVKNTQQITKAMKMVAAAKLKRAHDDIVAARPYAQKMLDIANSLASRVRPDAHPLLSKRGGKKVELELVIIVSDRGLCGGFNSNIIRASEGFIRKNADNAGITLNLIGKKAKDYFKRRGLVIRQERPVGSGRPNYASAAEIAKEIVDSYIKETFDETYLIYSEFKSALSQKPVIQKLLPIEPLKEAEAGAEHIYEPSQEAILADILPKYIEVQIFRALLESAASEHGARMAAMDSATKNAKEMIAGLTLKYNRARQAAITKELMEIIGGAEALKG